A DNA window from Vibrio tarriae contains the following coding sequences:
- a CDS encoding dCMP deaminase family protein, which translates to MISKWAQRFFQMAELVGSWSKDPSTQVGAVITKQNRIVSVGFNGYPHGISDSASTDDRDMKYLKTLHAEENAILFAKRDLDGCEIYVTHFPCPNCAAKIIQTGISAVHCPEQSEDFLSRWGDKIKVSQDMFLQAGVKVHWLPLVELKHINTIELPSESSNP; encoded by the coding sequence ATGATTTCAAAATGGGCGCAACGTTTTTTCCAAATGGCTGAATTAGTTGGCTCGTGGAGTAAAGATCCTTCCACGCAGGTAGGCGCTGTGATCACCAAACAAAACCGAATTGTCTCCGTCGGCTTCAATGGCTACCCACACGGTATTTCTGACAGTGCCAGCACCGATGATCGTGATATGAAGTATTTGAAAACGCTGCACGCGGAAGAGAATGCGATTTTGTTTGCCAAGCGTGATTTGGATGGCTGTGAGATTTACGTCACCCACTTCCCTTGCCCTAATTGCGCGGCCAAGATTATCCAAACTGGGATCTCTGCCGTACATTGTCCTGAGCAATCCGAAGATTTTCTGTCACGCTGGGGCGATAAAATCAAAGTCAGCCAAGACATGTTCTTGCAAGCTGGGGTTAAAGTGCATTGGCTACCTTTGGTTGAGCTCAAACACATCAATACCATTGAACTGCCTTCAGAATCGAGCAATCCATAA
- a CDS encoding GGDEF domain-containing protein, producing MNDKVLESVIEITEQKNSLTLSYSILATLSELLPLSTATLFHHLGRSTLMVARLMITKDAAGKKQYQWQYDQVCADNGYQHSQSTMAFSKQANGQYQCFCPIPIEEHFSAELCLILNKDPEPYRMLIDGFAKIYRNYTMILHESERDKLTGLLNRRTLEDRLRHTFAINPSIEENHKLWIAMLDIDHFKAINDHFGHMIGDEILLIFAQQMQHYFGPSSQLFRFGGEEFVIIFSSGDEQQIKQQLDGFRQQIRRHNFPRIGELSFSAGFCSLRPGDYLPTILDHADKALYYAKEHGRNQVHCYEQLCENGKIASAQRPFSDDVELF from the coding sequence ATGAATGATAAGGTGCTTGAATCGGTTATTGAAATTACTGAGCAGAAAAACTCTTTGACACTCAGTTACAGCATTTTGGCGACCTTATCGGAATTGCTACCGCTCTCCACGGCGACCTTATTTCACCATCTTGGACGTTCAACCCTTATGGTGGCACGCCTAATGATTACCAAAGATGCTGCAGGTAAAAAACAGTACCAGTGGCAATATGATCAAGTGTGTGCTGACAATGGTTATCAGCATTCCCAATCTACAATGGCCTTTTCTAAACAAGCGAATGGTCAATATCAATGCTTTTGCCCGATTCCGATAGAAGAGCATTTTTCCGCAGAACTCTGCTTAATCCTCAATAAAGATCCTGAACCTTATCGTATGTTGATCGACGGGTTTGCGAAAATTTATCGTAATTACACGATGATTTTGCATGAGAGTGAGCGCGATAAGCTGACCGGATTACTGAATCGTCGCACGTTAGAAGACCGATTACGCCACACCTTTGCCATCAATCCCTCGATAGAAGAGAATCATAAACTCTGGATCGCGATGTTGGATATTGACCATTTTAAAGCGATCAATGATCACTTCGGTCACATGATAGGTGATGAAATTCTGCTGATATTTGCTCAACAGATGCAGCACTATTTCGGCCCGTCTTCTCAGCTATTTCGCTTTGGTGGTGAGGAGTTTGTGATTATTTTTTCAAGCGGAGATGAACAACAAATCAAACAGCAGTTGGATGGCTTTCGCCAGCAGATCCGACGCCATAACTTCCCGAGAATTGGTGAACTGAGCTTTAGCGCTGGTTTTTGCTCACTCAGACCAGGCGACTATTTACCTACCATTCTCGATCATGCCGATAAAGCACTGTATTACGCCAAAGAGCATGGTCGAAATCAGGTGCACTGCTATGAACAGCTGTGTGAGAACGGTAAAATTGCCAGCGCGCAACGGCCATTTTCTGATGACGTTGAACTTTTCTAA
- a CDS encoding glyceraldehyde-3-phosphate dehydrogenase produces the protein MSPENYFLDWQKSQTLAETLSPLISQLYRQKGVEAVLCGKTLINATTIDIIKTHRVARRYLSEPLPLDKTLPLVQQLSTLELAPCRIDIGQLASQYWQQHEDERGLHDFLHTALDAALQPAQAIEPKDVVLYGFGRIGRLLARLLIEKSGAGYPLRLRAIVVRGGKEGDLEKRASLLRRDSVHGQFNGSITIDKERKALIANGNFINVIYANSPQDVDYTAYGIHNALVVDNTGVWRDSEGLSQHLASPGASKVLLTAPGKGDIKNVVFGVNESVIQPEDTIISAASCTTNAITPVLKAVNDRFGITSGHIETVHSFTNDQNLIDNFHKGERRGRAASLNMVLTETGAAKAVAKALPELTGKLTGNSIRVPTPNVSMAIANLNLAHATTKQELNAYLREMATHSPLSGQIDYTESTEIVSSDLVGSRYAGVVDATATIAQDSRCVLYVWYDNEFGYSCQVVHCMEQMMGVRYPTYPAQ, from the coding sequence ATGAGCCCAGAGAACTACTTCCTAGACTGGCAAAAAAGCCAAACCCTTGCAGAAACCCTGTCTCCCTTAATTAGTCAGCTCTATCGCCAGAAAGGGGTTGAGGCCGTGTTATGCGGTAAAACCCTGATTAATGCGACCACGATCGACATCATTAAGACTCATCGTGTCGCTCGGCGCTATTTAAGTGAGCCTTTGCCACTCGATAAGACCTTACCCTTAGTGCAGCAGTTATCGACTCTCGAGCTAGCCCCCTGCCGAATTGATATTGGCCAACTTGCCAGCCAGTATTGGCAGCAACATGAGGATGAGCGTGGTTTACATGATTTTCTGCACACAGCATTAGACGCTGCGCTACAGCCCGCTCAGGCTATTGAGCCCAAAGATGTGGTGCTGTATGGATTTGGTCGGATTGGCCGTCTACTCGCTCGCTTACTGATTGAAAAGAGCGGCGCAGGTTATCCGTTGCGTCTACGGGCGATTGTTGTACGTGGGGGAAAAGAGGGCGATCTTGAAAAACGTGCCAGTCTGCTCCGTCGAGACTCGGTTCATGGTCAATTCAACGGCAGTATTACTATAGATAAAGAGCGTAAGGCACTGATCGCAAATGGTAACTTCATCAACGTCATTTATGCGAATTCCCCACAAGATGTCGACTATACCGCTTACGGCATTCATAACGCTTTGGTGGTGGATAACACGGGCGTATGGCGCGACAGCGAAGGCTTAAGCCAGCACCTTGCCTCTCCGGGGGCAAGTAAGGTTCTGCTTACTGCGCCGGGTAAAGGCGATATTAAAAACGTGGTGTTTGGGGTCAATGAATCGGTGATTCAGCCGGAAGACACCATTATTTCAGCAGCAAGTTGCACCACAAACGCGATTACTCCGGTGTTAAAAGCTGTGAATGACCGTTTCGGCATTACTTCTGGACACATCGAAACCGTCCACTCTTTTACCAATGATCAAAACCTGATCGATAACTTCCACAAAGGTGAGCGTCGTGGTCGAGCAGCATCACTCAATATGGTGCTTACTGAGACAGGCGCGGCTAAAGCCGTTGCTAAAGCGCTTCCTGAGTTAACTGGCAAACTGACGGGTAATTCGATTCGCGTCCCGACTCCGAATGTGTCGATGGCGATAGCCAATCTCAATTTAGCTCATGCCACGACTAAGCAAGAGCTGAATGCTTACTTGCGAGAAATGGCAACCCATTCTCCACTCTCAGGACAAATTGATTACACCGAGTCGACTGAAATTGTTTCCAGCGATCTGGTGGGTTCACGTTATGCGGGCGTGGTCGATGCCACAGCAACGATTGCACAAGATAGTCGTTGTGTTCTGTATGTTTGGTATGACAATGAATTTGGCTATAGCTGCCAAGTGGTACATTGCATGGAACAGATGATGGGTGTGCGTTACCCGACCTATCCCGCTCAATAA
- a CDS encoding LysE family translocator, whose product MTLTVWLSLFTICILGAMSPGPSLAMVAKHSLAGGRKNGFAAAWAHAFGIGVYAFITLIGLAVVLHQSPVLFITISYAGAAYLAYLGWNALRSKGGVAAKLESGESVSVWQSAREGLLISLLSPKIALFFIALFSQYVAVGSDFMSKAAIVFTPFIVDGLWYTFITLILSSPRLLDKLRARAVLIDRLSGLVLIALAIRVIWTV is encoded by the coding sequence ATGACACTGACAGTGTGGTTATCGCTATTTACGATTTGTATTTTAGGGGCGATGTCGCCGGGGCCGAGTTTGGCTATGGTGGCTAAACACAGTTTGGCAGGGGGACGTAAGAACGGCTTTGCCGCTGCTTGGGCTCATGCCTTTGGTATTGGGGTGTATGCTTTTATTACGCTGATTGGATTGGCCGTCGTGCTGCATCAATCTCCTGTGCTTTTTATAACCATTAGCTATGCGGGTGCAGCCTATCTTGCCTACTTGGGCTGGAACGCTTTGCGTTCAAAAGGTGGGGTAGCGGCTAAGTTAGAGTCGGGCGAATCGGTCAGCGTTTGGCAATCGGCCAGAGAAGGGTTGTTAATCTCGCTGCTCAGTCCGAAAATTGCTTTGTTTTTTATTGCGCTGTTTAGTCAATATGTCGCGGTCGGTTCCGATTTTATGAGCAAAGCCGCGATTGTGTTTACACCGTTTATCGTCGATGGGCTTTGGTACACGTTTATTACGTTGATCTTGTCTTCACCACGCTTGCTCGACAAACTGCGTGCTCGCGCGGTACTGATTGACCGCCTCTCTGGCCTCGTGTTGATAGCTCTGGCTATTCGAGTGATCTGGACGGTATAA
- the yjeH gene encoding L-methionine/branched-chain amino acid transporter: MNQLKKDISLGAGIAQLSTTLMGTGLFMVPAIAAGIAGVFSLWAWLLLFVAICPIALTFAQLGKRYPNAGGTAYFVRQAFNPRLERAVAWLFLSVIPVGVPAAVTLAASFLQALLPAPLANPLLTQTLTILLLVGVNLAGTKSSGRLQTLIALAIFSLVIALWWRGEVTTQDLVMPALTQEGWASIGAALAVMFWCFVGIEAFAHMGEEFRNPQRDFPLAILIGSFVAGLTYWACSVVVLKFGAFGTPQFDSGAIPWLSDQLFGTRWAIMISVIGFLACFASLNLYTQSLARMVWAQAREYRPESAIARVSIRGVPAHATILVGVVLFASCFIGHLTGLDLEFFLKLANGIFVLVYLLAMLAAFKLLTGWSKHLAGLALVLCAGVFICLGWSMLYALGVFVLLIRPWQARVQTI; this comes from the coding sequence GTGAATCAACTGAAAAAGGATATTTCTCTGGGAGCAGGAATCGCTCAACTTTCCACGACGTTAATGGGGACCGGACTGTTTATGGTTCCAGCGATTGCCGCAGGGATCGCCGGTGTATTCTCACTCTGGGCATGGCTGCTGCTGTTTGTTGCGATTTGCCCGATCGCCTTGACCTTTGCGCAATTAGGTAAACGTTACCCCAATGCGGGGGGCACCGCTTACTTTGTACGCCAAGCATTTAATCCACGCCTTGAACGTGCAGTGGCATGGTTGTTTCTCAGCGTTATTCCTGTGGGCGTTCCGGCGGCAGTCACGCTCGCCGCCAGTTTTCTGCAAGCCTTACTCCCAGCGCCTTTGGCTAACCCACTGCTGACCCAAACTCTAACTATATTGCTCTTAGTTGGGGTTAATTTGGCGGGTACTAAGTCATCAGGCCGTTTACAAACCCTCATCGCGTTGGCCATTTTCAGTTTGGTGATTGCTCTTTGGTGGCGTGGTGAAGTAACCACGCAAGATTTGGTCATGCCTGCATTAACGCAGGAGGGATGGGCTTCGATCGGAGCCGCGCTGGCGGTCATGTTCTGGTGTTTTGTCGGCATTGAGGCTTTTGCCCATATGGGAGAAGAGTTTCGTAATCCGCAACGCGATTTTCCATTGGCGATTTTGATCGGCAGTTTTGTCGCTGGATTGACCTACTGGGCGTGTTCCGTCGTCGTACTGAAATTTGGTGCGTTTGGCACTCCTCAATTTGATAGTGGCGCGATTCCTTGGCTCAGTGACCAACTGTTTGGCACTCGCTGGGCAATCATGATCAGTGTGATTGGCTTTTTAGCCTGTTTTGCCAGTCTGAACCTTTACACTCAAAGCTTAGCGCGCATGGTGTGGGCACAAGCACGAGAATATCGTCCTGAAAGTGCGATCGCTCGCGTCTCGATTCGGGGAGTTCCTGCTCACGCAACGATACTCGTCGGAGTGGTGCTGTTTGCTTCTTGCTTTATTGGCCATTTGACTGGGCTTGATCTCGAATTCTTCCTCAAGCTGGCGAATGGTATTTTTGTATTGGTTTACTTATTGGCGATGTTAGCCGCATTCAAACTCCTGACGGGATGGAGTAAACACCTTGCTGGCTTAGCTTTGGTTTTGTGTGCTGGAGTGTTTATCTGTTTAGGCTGGTCAATGCTATACGCTCTAGGCGTCTTTGTGCTATTGATTCGGCCATGGCAAGCTCGGGTGCAAACAATCTAA